Proteins from a genomic interval of Massilia sp. KIM:
- the prsT gene encoding XrtA/PEP-CTERM system TPR-repeat protein PrsT: MSEQQVKRRIWSTRWILGGAVLVGGAALGSALYLQARQAPVAELRRDATLRQQRGDYDAAIIQLKNAIEAQRGDPALRLQLARVYLDSGDSEFAEKEAREAMRLGIPSAEARPVLLQSLLLQARYDKALEESEGVAAGGDPVLRTARADALRGLGRLDEARQLYEAVLAEAPGTVSAMVGLGRLALRSGRADEAATLCARALAARPDDATALLFQADLHRSAGRGADAMRVYERILALNPGHRSAHILKADLAITLGQYEQARKDLDAARRLTPNSILLAYTEALLNFSQGRHEPAQEALRRLLRVAPDHMPSVLLAGALSLNLNEPYQAENHLRHYLKYDPDNLYARKMLAAALLRSGQTKEAMAVLAPLLEAGGKDVQLMALAAETHLQAHSFGKAVELFQQASALAPEVAELRASLGLSKLGAGELESALGDLRAATELDRGAVDAGVALVRTEMRLQRLDRALAAAESLAAAHPRSAVVTDLKGSVHLAMGEQDKARDHFEKALALRADYYPAAAHLGEMALARQDFGAARARLTAFLDKNKDHVEALSALATVAERAGKPQEATQWLERAAAATSAPGPSVNLIGQYLRTGQTQKALDLAGGLQVSHPSNPDLLDLLGKGQLANGQMEEALATYRKLAVALPRSAQARMQVGALEVLLKQEIAAESSFKEVLAIQPDFPAAQLALAELHVRKGRHELALMMASQLQRRHPKASAGHQLEGDILMARQQPARALEAYGRAFALTPNAELTIKISHALRLAGKPDQATARLAQWLRAHPDDLRVQLFRAESLMREAKHAQAAAQLEAILARHPQQVAALNNLALTYQRMGDKRARGVAEKAVAAAGGQPGVVDTLAWILVEEGEVARGLAMLKEAHAKAPQARDIRYHLAVALSRSGDRAAARQHLEGLLAARSGFPEAENAKRLLASLR; encoded by the coding sequence ATGTCCGAACAGCAAGTAAAACGTCGCATCTGGTCCACACGGTGGATACTCGGCGGCGCCGTCCTCGTCGGTGGGGCGGCGCTGGGAAGCGCGCTTTACCTGCAGGCCCGGCAGGCGCCGGTGGCCGAACTGCGGCGCGACGCGACGCTGCGCCAGCAGCGCGGCGACTACGACGCGGCCATCATCCAGCTCAAGAACGCGATCGAGGCGCAGCGCGGCGACCCTGCGCTGCGCCTGCAACTGGCGCGGGTCTATCTCGACAGCGGCGATTCCGAGTTCGCCGAAAAGGAAGCGCGCGAGGCGATGCGTCTCGGCATTCCCTCCGCCGAAGCCAGGCCGGTGCTGCTCCAGTCCCTGCTGCTGCAGGCCCGCTACGACAAGGCCCTGGAAGAAAGCGAGGGCGTGGCCGCCGGCGGCGACCCCGTGCTGCGCACCGCGCGCGCCGACGCCCTGCGCGGCCTGGGCCGGCTGGACGAAGCGCGCCAGCTCTACGAAGCCGTGCTCGCCGAGGCGCCGGGCACGGTCTCCGCCATGGTCGGCCTCGGCCGGCTGGCCCTGCGCAGCGGCCGCGCCGACGAAGCGGCGACCCTGTGCGCGCGCGCCCTGGCGGCCCGGCCCGACGACGCCACGGCCCTGCTGTTCCAGGCCGACCTGCACCGCAGCGCCGGGCGCGGCGCGGACGCGATGCGCGTGTACGAGCGCATCCTGGCGCTCAACCCGGGTCACCGCTCCGCCCACATCCTCAAGGCCGACCTCGCGATCACGCTCGGCCAGTACGAGCAGGCGCGCAAGGACCTGGACGCGGCGCGCAGGCTGACCCCCAACAGCATCCTGCTGGCCTATACCGAGGCCCTGCTGAACTTCTCGCAGGGGCGCCACGAGCCGGCCCAGGAAGCCCTGCGGCGCCTGCTGCGGGTCGCGCCCGACCACATGCCCAGCGTGCTGCTGGCCGGCGCCCTGAGCCTGAACCTGAACGAGCCCTATCAGGCCGAGAACCACCTGCGCCATTACCTGAAGTACGACCCGGACAACCTCTATGCCCGCAAGATGCTGGCCGCCGCCCTGCTCAGGAGCGGCCAGACCAAGGAGGCGATGGCGGTGCTGGCGCCGCTGCTCGAAGCGGGCGGCAAGGACGTCCAGCTGATGGCGCTGGCGGCCGAGACCCACCTGCAGGCCCACAGCTTCGGCAAGGCGGTCGAACTGTTCCAGCAGGCCAGCGCGCTGGCGCCCGAGGTGGCGGAGCTGCGCGCTTCGCTGGGCTTGAGCAAGCTGGGCGCGGGAGAACTGGAGAGCGCGCTGGGCGACCTGCGCGCCGCCACGGAGCTGGATCGCGGCGCGGTCGACGCCGGCGTGGCCCTGGTGCGCACCGAGATGCGCCTGCAGCGCCTGGACCGCGCGCTGGCCGCGGCCGAGAGCCTGGCGGCGGCGCATCCGCGCAGCGCCGTGGTGACCGACCTGAAAGGCAGCGTGCACCTGGCCATGGGCGAGCAGGACAAGGCGCGCGACCATTTCGAGAAAGCGCTGGCGCTGCGCGCCGACTACTACCCGGCGGCCGCCCACCTGGGCGAGATGGCGCTGGCCAGGCAGGACTTCGGCGCCGCGCGCGCCCGCCTGACGGCTTTCCTGGACAAGAACAAGGACCACGTCGAAGCCCTGAGCGCGCTCGCCACCGTGGCCGAGCGCGCGGGCAAGCCGCAGGAGGCGACCCAATGGCTGGAGCGGGCCGCCGCCGCCACCAGCGCGCCGGGGCCGTCCGTGAACCTGATCGGGCAATACCTGCGCACCGGGCAGACCCAGAAAGCGCTCGACCTGGCCGGCGGGCTGCAGGTGAGCCATCCGTCCAACCCGGATCTGCTCGACCTGCTCGGCAAAGGCCAGCTGGCCAACGGACAGATGGAAGAAGCCCTGGCCACCTACCGCAAGCTGGCGGTCGCCCTGCCGCGCTCGGCGCAGGCGCGCATGCAGGTGGGCGCGCTGGAAGTGCTGCTCAAGCAGGAGATCGCGGCCGAGAGCAGCTTCAAGGAAGTGCTGGCGATCCAGCCCGACTTCCCGGCCGCGCAACTGGCCCTGGCCGAACTCCACGTGCGCAAGGGCAGGCACGAGCTGGCCCTGATGATGGCGAGCCAACTGCAGCGCCGCCATCCCAAGGCCTCGGCCGGCCACCAGCTCGAGGGCGACATCCTGATGGCGCGCCAGCAGCCGGCGCGCGCGCTCGAGGCTTACGGGCGCGCCTTCGCCCTCACGCCGAACGCCGAGCTGACCATCAAGATCAGCCATGCGCTGCGCCTGGCCGGCAAGCCGGACCAGGCCACCGCGCGCCTGGCGCAATGGCTGCGCGCGCATCCGGACGACCTGCGGGTGCAGCTGTTCCGGGCCGAGAGCCTGATGCGCGAGGCGAAGCACGCGCAGGCGGCGGCCCAGCTGGAAGCGATCCTGGCCAGGCATCCGCAGCAGGTGGCGGCGCTCAACAACCTGGCGCTGACCTACCAGCGCATGGGGGACAAGCGGGCGCGCGGCGTCGCCGAAAAGGCGGTGGCGGCGGCCGGCGGGCAGCCGGGCGTGGTGGACACGCTGGCCTGGATCCTGGTGGAGGAGGGCGAGGTGGCGCGCGGGCTGGCGATGCTGAAGGAGGCGCATGCGAAGGCGCCGCAGGCGCGCGACATCCGCTACCACCTGGCGGTGGCCCTGTCGCGTTCCGGCGACCGGGCGGCGGCGCGCCAGCATCTCGAAGGACTGCTCGCGGCCAGGAGCGGCTTCCCCGAAGCGGAGAACGCGAAGCGCTTGCTGGCGTCCTTGCGCTAG